From Paenibacillus physcomitrellae, the proteins below share one genomic window:
- a CDS encoding glucose-1-dehydrogenase: MYQDLQGQTVIITGAATGLGEAMARRFGQEKANVVINYYSSNQDVQPLIDEIHSHGGQAIGVQGDVSKEADVKKLVQAAHQHFGSLDIMINNAGIENEVPSQDLSLTDWQQVIDVNLTGAFLGCREAVDYMLEHGIKGRIINISSVHETIPWPHFLHYAASKGGIKMMTETLALEFAPKGIRVNSIAPGAINTPINALKFANPKLRASVEELVPLGYIGRPEEIAAAAVWLASSESSYVTGITLFADGGMTKYPSFQGGRG, encoded by the coding sequence ATGTATCAGGATCTTCAAGGACAGACGGTTATTATTACGGGTGCCGCAACCGGACTCGGAGAGGCGATGGCACGGCGTTTTGGTCAGGAGAAAGCAAATGTTGTGATCAATTACTACAGTAGTAATCAGGATGTCCAGCCTCTTATTGATGAAATCCATTCGCATGGTGGACAGGCTATTGGCGTGCAAGGAGATGTTTCCAAAGAAGCGGACGTGAAGAAGCTGGTGCAGGCGGCGCATCAGCATTTCGGTTCCTTGGATATTATGATCAACAACGCCGGTATCGAAAACGAGGTTCCTTCGCAGGACCTGAGTTTGACAGACTGGCAGCAGGTCATTGATGTAAATTTAACCGGCGCGTTTCTCGGCTGCAGGGAGGCTGTTGACTATATGCTGGAGCACGGGATCAAAGGCCGGATCATCAATATTTCCAGTGTTCATGAAACGATTCCGTGGCCGCATTTTCTGCATTACGCTGCGAGCAAGGGCGGAATCAAGATGATGACCGAGACGCTTGCTCTTGAATTTGCACCTAAGGGAATTCGCGTGAACAGCATTGCCCCTGGAGCGATTAACACGCCTATTAATGCACTTAAATTCGCAAACCCTAAGCTGCGTGCTTCGGTTGAGGAGCTTGTGCCGCTGGGTTACATCGGAAGACCTGAAGAAATTGCAGCGGCTGCTGTATGGCTTGCGTCTTCGGAATCCAGCTATGTTACAGGCATAACCTTGTTTGCAGACGGAGGCATGACCAAATATCCTTCCTTCCAAGGAGGCCGCGGGTAA
- the hcp gene encoding hydroxylamine reductase, with amino-acid sequence MNNNATEQTLNHQPSMFCFQCQEASKGTGCTIAGVCGKPHDVANLQDLLIYLLKGISFLSLDVRLPEELEQRVSLFIMDSLFATITNANFDREVFVGKIREAITLRGEVRAYFNEQYSEGTTHLPDAAVWEADHEAAFDEKARTVGVLSTRDEDIRSLRELITYGLKGMAAYTYHALHLEKDDNELNRFMRRALAATLDDSLEVQDLVALTMETGKYGVNAMAMLDSANTTAYGNPEITKVNIGVRNRPGILISGHDLKDLEELLKQTEGTGVDVYTHSEMLPAHYYPAFKKYEHFVGNYGNAWWKQSSEFEAFNGPILMTTNCIVPPKDSYKHRIYTTGNTGFPGVRHIPEGISGAAKDFSALIEQAKECPAPTELETGEIIGGFAHAAVMNVADQVVDAVKSGAIRRFFVMAGCDGRMKSRNYYTDFAAQLPKDTVILTAGCAKYKYNKLDLGEIGGIPRVLDAGQCNDSYSLAVIALKLKEVFGLEDINELPISYNIAWYEQKAVIVLLALLYLGVKNIHLGPTLPAFLSPNVAKVLVENFGIGGITNVEDDMKMFLGA; translated from the coding sequence ATGAATAACAATGCGACAGAACAAACCTTAAACCATCAGCCGTCCATGTTCTGCTTTCAATGCCAGGAAGCATCCAAAGGAACGGGCTGCACCATTGCCGGGGTATGCGGCAAACCACATGACGTAGCGAATCTGCAGGATCTGCTCATTTATCTGCTGAAAGGGATCTCTTTTCTCAGTCTGGATGTCCGGCTGCCGGAAGAACTGGAACAACGCGTATCGCTGTTTATTATGGATTCCTTGTTTGCGACCATTACGAATGCGAACTTTGACCGCGAGGTGTTTGTGGGGAAAATCCGTGAAGCCATCACGCTCCGCGGCGAGGTGCGGGCTTATTTTAACGAACAATATTCGGAAGGAACGACCCATCTCCCCGATGCGGCCGTTTGGGAAGCGGATCACGAAGCCGCTTTTGATGAAAAAGCACGCACCGTCGGTGTCCTCTCCACCCGCGACGAAGACATCCGCTCCCTGCGCGAGCTGATTACTTACGGCTTGAAGGGGATGGCAGCTTATACGTACCATGCGCTTCACCTGGAGAAGGACGACAACGAACTGAACCGGTTTATGCGCCGCGCGCTTGCGGCTACGCTTGACGACAGCCTTGAGGTGCAGGATTTGGTAGCTTTGACGATGGAAACCGGCAAATACGGCGTAAACGCCATGGCCATGCTGGACTCGGCGAACACCACTGCTTACGGAAATCCGGAGATTACGAAGGTGAATATCGGAGTCCGAAATCGTCCCGGCATTCTGATCAGCGGCCACGACCTGAAGGATTTGGAGGAGCTGCTGAAGCAGACGGAAGGAACCGGCGTGGACGTGTATACGCACAGCGAAATGCTGCCTGCCCACTATTATCCGGCCTTTAAGAAATATGAACACTTTGTAGGCAATTACGGGAATGCCTGGTGGAAGCAGAGCAGCGAATTTGAAGCCTTTAACGGACCGATTCTGATGACGACCAACTGCATTGTTCCGCCGAAGGACAGCTATAAGCACCGCATTTATACGACGGGCAACACCGGTTTTCCGGGCGTCCGCCATATTCCGGAAGGAATAAGCGGCGCTGCCAAGGACTTCTCCGCGCTGATTGAGCAAGCAAAAGAATGCCCGGCCCCAACGGAGCTTGAAACCGGCGAGATCATCGGCGGCTTCGCCCATGCTGCCGTGATGAACGTGGCCGATCAAGTCGTGGATGCCGTAAAATCGGGCGCCATCCGCCGATTCTTCGTCATGGCCGGCTGCGACGGGCGGATGAAATCCCGCAATTATTACACCGATTTTGCAGCTCAGCTTCCTAAGGATACGGTCATCCTGACTGCCGGGTGCGCCAAATACAAATACAATAAGCTGGATTTGGGCGAAATCGGCGGTATTCCGCGGGTGCTGGACGCCGGGCAGTGCAATGATTCCTACTCCCTGGCCGTCATTGCTTTGAAGCTGAAGGAAGTGTTCGGCCTTGAGGACATCAACGAGCTGCCGATTTCCTATAACATTGCCTGGTATGAGCAAAAAGCGGTGATCGTGCTGCTGGCCCTGCTGTATCTTGGCGTCAAAAATATTCACCTGGGCCCTACGCTCCCCGCCTTCCTGTCGCCTAACGTAGCCAAGGTGCTTGTAGAGAACTTCGGCATAGGCGGCATTACGAATGTAGAGGACGATATGAAAATGTTCCTCGGCGCCTGA
- a CDS encoding 2-oxoacid:acceptor oxidoreductase family protein, with product MSILPQKNELGFYEIRLESIGGLGANLAGKMLAEAGVTGSGLNGSNFSSYGSEKKGSPVKSFVRFCDPQVEIRDHSPIEQPHVVGVFHEALYKTVEVVSGLRPDGTVLVNTARNLSEVAVDLKMTQGTLAAIDALKIAVEEKTKVNTAMLGALFRICSFLNPDDMRQVIRKTFEKKLPHLVEPNLRTFDRGYNEVQFLALGNNTELTDAAAFSRPQPVLGFETQEPGGILKVTANSVLKDLSGSRQGYLPEYKQEDCIHCAACDTVCPDFCIVWEQKPDKRGNLQMFMKGIDYQYCKGCLKCVQACPTTALAEMLEEPHYAEQHRVPQPFPYFTAEGVRS from the coding sequence GTGTCGATTTTGCCTCAAAAAAATGAACTGGGATTCTACGAGATCCGTCTCGAATCCATCGGAGGACTAGGTGCCAATCTGGCCGGAAAAATGCTGGCCGAAGCCGGAGTGACCGGCTCAGGTCTGAACGGTTCCAATTTCTCCAGCTACGGTTCGGAGAAAAAAGGTTCGCCGGTCAAAAGCTTCGTAAGGTTCTGTGACCCTCAGGTAGAGATCCGCGATCACAGCCCTATTGAGCAGCCGCATGTAGTCGGCGTATTTCATGAAGCGTTATATAAGACAGTTGAGGTCGTAAGCGGATTACGGCCTGATGGAACGGTGCTGGTGAATACGGCACGGAATCTTTCCGAGGTGGCTGTGGATTTGAAGATGACGCAGGGTACGCTGGCCGCGATCGATGCGCTGAAAATCGCCGTCGAGGAGAAAACCAAAGTCAATACGGCAATGCTTGGCGCCTTGTTCCGGATTTGCAGTTTCCTGAATCCGGACGATATGCGGCAGGTCATCCGCAAAACATTTGAGAAAAAGCTGCCCCATCTCGTCGAGCCGAATTTGCGGACCTTTGACCGGGGATATAACGAAGTCCAGTTCCTCGCGTTAGGAAATAACACGGAGCTTACGGACGCAGCGGCATTCTCCAGACCGCAGCCGGTCCTCGGCTTTGAAACACAGGAGCCGGGCGGAATCCTTAAAGTTACGGCAAACAGCGTGCTGAAGGATCTTAGCGGCTCCCGGCAGGGGTATTTGCCGGAATACAAGCAGGAGGACTGCATTCACTGCGCCGCCTGCGATACGGTATGCCCGGATTTCTGCATCGTCTGGGAACAGAAGCCGGATAAACGCGGCAACCTGCAGATGTTCATGAAAGGCATCGATTACCAGTACTGCAAAGGCTGCCTGAAATGTGTGCAGGCGTGCCCGACAACGGCTTTAGCCGAGATGCTGGAAGAGCCGCATTATGCCGAGCAGCACCGCGTGCCGCAACCATTTCCTTATTTCACAGCGGAAGGAGTCCGGTCATGA
- a CDS encoding thiamine pyrophosphate-dependent enzyme, which yields MNVQTKEMTEQKVPADQTAVFESGNEMAAMAAAQINYHIMGYFPITPSTEIAQYLDMMRTRGEHDIKLIPADGEHGSAGICYGAAAAGARVFNATSANGFLYMIEQLPVQAGTRFPMVMNLVTRAVSGPLDIRGDHSDLYYGLNTGWVILTARSPQAVYDLNIMALRIAEHEDVRLPVIVAYDGFFTSHQKRRVQIFTDRDTVRQFVGEQPPEFPHVLDENKPIVVGAYMNGEDLMNNHYQQSGAIYRAGEVFKEVAEEYAALSGRSYSPLDLYRMEDAEVALFLLNSAAESSKDVVDRLRAKGIKAGVISPNIIRPFPAKEIREALTGVKAVLVGERADSYGANGANLTHEVKAALQEIRGPQPQPIVLSRIFGLGGKDYYADDAEAFFALTLEAMELGYAKVPFDYYGQTPGLEAQKLQPVLAPMNGDSFKSGLITVKADEATNKLSVKVPPMRALAAKPKRFASGHGACPGCGIFPGLELFFKGIEGNVVTLFHTGCAYITTTGYPYNSHKQSFIHNLFQNGPATLSGTVEAFLEKKRRGEIEVPEDFTFVMVTGDGGMDIGMGSAIGTALRGHNLIILEYDNEGYMNTGAQLSYSTPLGHMTSTSGVGKQQQGKPFHHKDTVQMMAAAHIPYVFTGTEAFPQDLVKKAAKAQWYAQHVGTVYGKLLITCPLNWKSDDKEGENIVRAAVNSCFFPLYEVEQGQTNITYNPEEKNKRVPLSDWLKYMGKSRHLLKEENKAMLGEFEREVERRWSILKAKHENPLL from the coding sequence ATGAACGTACAAACTAAAGAAATGACGGAGCAAAAGGTTCCGGCCGACCAAACGGCCGTCTTTGAATCGGGCAACGAAATGGCGGCCATGGCCGCCGCCCAGATCAACTATCACATTATGGGGTATTTTCCGATTACGCCGTCCACGGAAATTGCCCAATATCTCGACATGATGCGTACGCGCGGCGAGCACGACATCAAGCTGATTCCGGCTGACGGGGAACATGGCTCGGCGGGAATCTGCTACGGCGCAGCAGCAGCCGGAGCGCGGGTCTTCAACGCCACCAGCGCAAACGGCTTCCTTTATATGATCGAGCAGCTTCCCGTGCAGGCGGGCACCCGATTCCCTATGGTCATGAACCTGGTGACCCGGGCCGTCAGCGGACCGCTGGACATCCGCGGCGACCATTCCGATCTCTATTACGGCCTGAACACCGGCTGGGTAATTCTAACGGCTCGTTCGCCGCAGGCCGTGTATGACCTGAACATTATGGCGCTGCGCATTGCCGAGCATGAAGATGTACGCCTGCCGGTCATCGTCGCTTATGACGGCTTCTTCACCTCGCACCAGAAACGCAGGGTGCAAATCTTTACTGACCGGGACACGGTCCGGCAGTTCGTAGGGGAACAGCCACCGGAATTCCCGCATGTGCTGGACGAGAACAAACCGATCGTCGTCGGCGCTTATATGAACGGCGAAGACTTGATGAACAACCACTATCAGCAGTCAGGTGCGATCTATCGTGCGGGCGAGGTCTTCAAGGAAGTGGCGGAGGAATACGCGGCTCTATCCGGCAGATCCTATTCGCCGCTGGATCTGTACCGTATGGAGGATGCGGAGGTGGCTTTGTTCCTGCTCAATTCGGCGGCTGAATCCTCCAAAGACGTCGTAGACCGGCTGCGGGCGAAAGGGATCAAAGCGGGCGTGATCAGCCCGAATATCATCCGGCCGTTCCCCGCGAAGGAAATCCGCGAGGCGCTTACAGGCGTCAAAGCGGTGCTGGTGGGTGAACGTGCCGATTCTTACGGCGCTAACGGGGCCAATTTGACGCATGAGGTCAAAGCGGCCCTGCAGGAAATCCGCGGACCGCAGCCTCAACCGATTGTACTTTCCCGCATCTTCGGCCTTGGCGGGAAAGATTATTACGCGGATGACGCGGAAGCCTTTTTCGCCCTGACGCTGGAGGCGATGGAGCTGGGTTATGCTAAGGTGCCGTTTGACTATTACGGCCAAACGCCAGGCCTTGAAGCTCAGAAGCTGCAGCCGGTCCTTGCGCCAATGAACGGGGACAGCTTTAAATCGGGCCTGATCACCGTCAAGGCGGATGAGGCGACAAACAAGCTGTCCGTGAAAGTGCCGCCGATGCGGGCGCTTGCCGCCAAACCGAAACGATTCGCTTCCGGCCATGGAGCCTGTCCGGGCTGCGGGATTTTCCCGGGACTGGAGCTCTTTTTCAAAGGGATTGAAGGCAATGTCGTCACTTTATTCCATACCGGCTGCGCTTATATCACCACAACGGGTTATCCGTACAACTCACATAAGCAGAGCTTCATTCATAATTTATTTCAAAACGGTCCGGCTACTTTGTCCGGCACGGTAGAGGCGTTCCTCGAGAAGAAACGGCGCGGGGAAATCGAAGTACCCGAGGACTTCACTTTTGTGATGGTGACCGGCGACGGCGGCATGGACATCGGAATGGGTTCGGCCATCGGAACGGCGCTGCGGGGCCATAATCTGATCATCCTGGAATATGACAATGAAGGCTACATGAACACCGGCGCTCAGCTTTCGTATTCCACGCCTTTAGGCCACATGACCAGCACGTCCGGCGTCGGCAAACAGCAGCAGGGCAAACCGTTCCATCACAAAGATACGGTGCAGATGATGGCGGCGGCGCATATTCCGTACGTATTTACAGGCACAGAAGCCTTCCCGCAGGATCTGGTGAAGAAGGCGGCCAAAGCGCAGTGGTACGCCCAACATGTAGGCACTGTCTACGGCAAGCTGCTGATCACGTGCCCGCTGAACTGGAAGTCTGACGACAAAGAAGGGGAAAATATCGTCCGCGCAGCCGTGAATTCCTGCTTCTTCCCGCTGTATGAAGTCGAGCAGGGCCAAACGAACATCACGTATAATCCGGAGGAAAAAAACAAACGGGTACCGCTCAGCGACTGGTTAAAATATATGGGGAAATCCAGACACCTGCTCAAGGAAGAGAACAAAGCGATGCTTGGTGAATTTGAACGTGAAGTCGAGCGGCGCTGGTCGATCCTGAAAGCGAAACACGAGAATCCGCTGCTTTAG
- a CDS encoding putative quinol monooxygenase, giving the protein MDKLGLYTKFTAVEAQRETLLEMLLEAAHAMQSIEGCDLYVVNLPENDPNSIWVTEIWNDPSAHEASLTLESAKELIRKARPLISGIEQIKLRPQGGKGV; this is encoded by the coding sequence ATGGATAAGTTAGGTTTGTATACGAAATTTACGGCGGTTGAAGCGCAAAGGGAAACTCTCCTGGAAATGTTGCTTGAAGCGGCTCACGCCATGCAGTCCATTGAGGGGTGTGATTTGTATGTGGTCAATCTTCCTGAAAATGATCCTAATAGCATTTGGGTAACCGAAATTTGGAATGATCCATCCGCTCACGAAGCTTCATTAACTTTAGAATCTGCTAAAGAGCTAATTAGGAAAGCTAGGCCTCTAATTTCCGGAATCGAACAAATAAAACTCCGGCCGCAGGGCGGAAAAGGTGTCTAA
- a CDS encoding helix-turn-helix domain-containing protein, with product MNFSDYLQLLRVHRAKEYFDANEIDVAEVAKKVGYENEITFKRTFQKSESLTPQKYIQQISVKQNDIQPEGINS from the coding sequence GTGAATTTTAGTGATTATCTTCAGTTATTAAGAGTACATCGAGCTAAAGAATATTTTGATGCAAATGAAATCGATGTGGCGGAAGTCGCCAAAAAGGTTGGTTATGAAAATGAAATCACATTCAAGCGCACCTTTCAAAAGTCTGAATCCCTTACTCCCCAGAAGTACATTCAGCAAATCAGTGTGAAACAGAATGACATTCAACCTGAAGGTATCAACTCGTGA
- a CDS encoding TIM-barrel domain-containing protein, which yields MKLSHFYKDETGVTLVGDAGLMHIALSAPGIARIRYTLDSHFSDKESLMIEQSRPINKVQWTLLDQTEHLELSTDLFVIRINKATCAFSYLDKQGRLLTKEPERGGKMLERIDVYRTAFDTSGGLESDRGADGLKVRAEGINRYLDRQAYHTKLEFEWQPDEALYGLGSHEEGMLNLRGKHQFLYQQNMKAVVPVFLSTKGYGILMDSYSLMSFHDDAFGSYLWTDVDDEMDYYFIYGPEFDQIVEGVRYLTGGAPMLPRWSYGYVQSKERYVSQEELIATVQEYRARALPLDCIVLDWQSWTGDLWGQKSLDPQRFPSPAEMMQKLHELDAKLMVSIWPIMKDGGDNHREMKERGYLLGNQATYDAFQEEARRLYWQQTHDGLFIHGIDAWWCDCSEPFEADWKGAVKPEPEQRMLINSEEAKLYLDPEYINAYSLLHSKGIYEGQRSVTSRKRVVNLTRSAYAGQHRYGTITWSGDISANWETFRKQIAEGLSFCATGSPYWTLDIGAFFVHNKPELWFWKGDYNGGAADLGYRELYIRWFQYGVFLPMFRSHGTDTPREIWQFGEPGEPMYDTLVKYLKLRYRLMPYIYSLAGAVVQQNYTMLRALAFDFREDVSAHNIDDEFMFGPAFLVAPVTQAMYYGPDSKVLEGTRKSRSVYLPGGSWFDYWTDECLEGGRRVEAKADLQTLPLFVRAGSIVPLGPDIQYADERPASNAVTRLKVYPGTDAVFTLYDDEGDNYDYENGAFMQIELSWSEKDRTLTIGDRLGRYDGMPETLQFAVEIAGQPGACLVSYQGSSLLVREGDLNENVIL from the coding sequence TTGAAGCTGAGTCATTTTTACAAGGATGAGACCGGTGTGACGCTGGTTGGTGATGCTGGGCTCATGCATATTGCATTATCCGCCCCTGGAATTGCGAGAATTCGTTACACCCTGGATTCGCATTTTAGCGACAAGGAAAGTCTTATGATCGAGCAGAGTCGGCCAATAAACAAGGTTCAGTGGACACTTTTGGATCAGACGGAGCATTTGGAGCTTTCCACCGATTTATTCGTAATCCGAATAAACAAAGCTACTTGTGCCTTCAGTTACCTGGATAAACAGGGTAGGCTGCTGACGAAAGAGCCGGAAAGAGGGGGCAAGATGCTGGAGCGCATCGACGTTTACCGGACGGCTTTTGATACTTCGGGCGGCTTGGAGAGTGATCGCGGCGCGGATGGTCTGAAGGTCCGGGCGGAGGGGATAAACCGCTATTTAGACAGGCAGGCCTACCACACCAAGCTGGAATTTGAGTGGCAGCCGGATGAAGCGCTGTACGGGCTTGGTTCCCATGAAGAGGGCATGCTGAATCTCCGGGGCAAACACCAATTTTTATATCAGCAAAATATGAAAGCGGTTGTTCCGGTCTTTCTCTCTACGAAGGGTTATGGCATTTTGATGGATTCTTACTCCTTGATGAGTTTTCATGATGATGCCTTCGGCTCCTACTTATGGACCGATGTGGACGATGAGATGGACTATTATTTCATTTACGGACCGGAGTTCGATCAGATTGTAGAAGGGGTTCGTTATTTAACTGGCGGGGCACCTATGCTGCCGAGATGGTCATACGGCTACGTGCAATCGAAAGAGCGTTACGTTTCCCAGGAAGAGCTGATAGCAACCGTACAGGAGTACCGCGCGCGTGCGCTTCCTCTTGACTGTATTGTGCTGGATTGGCAGTCCTGGACGGGCGATCTGTGGGGCCAAAAGTCGCTGGATCCCCAGCGGTTTCCCTCTCCGGCGGAAATGATGCAAAAGCTCCATGAGCTTGATGCCAAACTAATGGTATCCATTTGGCCGATCATGAAGGATGGCGGTGATAACCACCGGGAAATGAAGGAAAGGGGATACCTGCTCGGCAACCAGGCCACCTATGACGCTTTTCAGGAAGAGGCGCGCCGGCTGTATTGGCAGCAAACCCATGACGGCCTGTTTATTCATGGGATAGATGCATGGTGGTGTGATTGTTCCGAGCCTTTTGAGGCGGACTGGAAGGGAGCCGTCAAACCGGAACCGGAGCAGCGGATGCTGATCAACTCGGAAGAAGCCAAACTCTACCTGGACCCCGAATATATCAACGCTTACTCCCTGCTGCATTCCAAAGGCATCTATGAAGGACAACGGTCCGTAACCTCCCGGAAACGGGTTGTGAACTTGACCCGGTCGGCTTATGCCGGACAGCACCGTTACGGCACGATAACATGGTCAGGAGATATTTCCGCGAATTGGGAGACGTTCAGAAAGCAGATAGCGGAGGGATTGTCCTTTTGTGCAACCGGTTCGCCCTATTGGACCCTGGATATTGGAGCCTTCTTTGTGCACAACAAACCGGAGCTATGGTTCTGGAAGGGGGATTATAACGGCGGAGCAGCCGATCTGGGGTACCGTGAGCTTTATATCCGCTGGTTCCAATACGGCGTTTTTCTTCCGATGTTCCGTTCCCATGGAACGGATACCCCAAGGGAGATTTGGCAATTCGGGGAGCCTGGCGAGCCCATGTACGACACCCTGGTAAAATATTTAAAACTCCGGTATAGACTGATGCCTTATATTTATTCGCTTGCAGGAGCGGTGGTCCAGCAGAATTACACCATGCTCCGGGCGCTTGCCTTTGATTTCCGCGAAGATGTAAGCGCACACAATATCGACGACGAGTTTATGTTTGGGCCGGCCTTCCTTGTTGCGCCCGTTACCCAAGCTATGTATTACGGTCCTGACTCCAAGGTTCTTGAAGGCACCCGGAAATCACGCAGCGTCTATCTTCCTGGCGGCAGCTGGTTCGATTACTGGACCGACGAATGTCTGGAGGGAGGACGAAGGGTGGAAGCCAAAGCGGATTTGCAGACTCTTCCTTTATTTGTCCGAGCAGGCTCGATTGTTCCGCTTGGACCGGACATTCAGTATGCGGATGAACGGCCGGCCTCTAATGCCGTCACGCGGCTGAAAGTGTACCCGGGCACAGATGCCGTTTTTACGCTATATGACGATGAGGGAGATAATTACGATTACGAAAACGGAGCTTTTATGCAAATTGAACTGAGTTGGTCTGAAAAGGATCGAACGCTGACGATAGGGGACCGGCTTGGCCGCTATGACGGGATGCCGGAAACCTTGCAGTTTGCTGTAGAGATCGCCGGCCAGCCCGGAGCTTGTCTTGTCTCGTACCAAGGCAGCTCGCTCCTTGTCCGAGAAGGCGATCTGAATGAAAACGTTATTCTGTAG